A part of Gemmatimonadota bacterium genomic DNA contains:
- a CDS encoding sulfatase-like hydrolase/transferase: MEQRPNILLITTDQHSAEALGHLGCNDVKTPCMDRLAARGISFAKSYSANPVCCPARASWFTGRHTPENGVVTNGANMVPSMPDLGQWLNKNGYNAYYSGKWHIPGRDVAQSFHHICPDPRNTAETGDIASTRSAIGFLQNYQKKEPFFLSVGLLNPHDICSFVLTHTMHDGKMPFLEIDDLPPLPPNFETDMAEPKKIISSRNQKLADQGEESGMEKWEEKLYRYYIWTYYRYIEKVDGQIGLILDALENSAFKDNTVVILTSDHGDGHIRHKMVFKSFLYDEAARVPFIMSWPGHIEEQVIDHEHLVSGVDVFPTVCDYAGISPPPMMRGYSLRAIAEGKNPDWRDFVVAHATGGGKMLRTNTHKLITYEDDPVIQLFDMEADPWETRNLTEASDSRALASEMQESLTAFESKFELAEA; the protein is encoded by the coding sequence ATGGAACAGAGACCAAATATCCTTCTGATTACAACCGACCAGCACAGCGCGGAAGCCCTTGGACATCTGGGGTGCAATGACGTGAAGACACCCTGTATGGACCGGCTTGCAGCAAGAGGTATCAGCTTTGCAAAATCCTATAGTGCCAATCCAGTCTGCTGTCCAGCGCGTGCGAGTTGGTTTACCGGGCGCCACACACCCGAAAACGGAGTAGTAACTAACGGTGCCAACATGGTTCCATCCATGCCGGACCTGGGACAATGGCTGAACAAAAATGGTTACAACGCCTACTACAGCGGAAAATGGCATATTCCCGGCAGAGATGTCGCACAGAGTTTCCACCATATCTGCCCCGATCCGCGGAATACGGCTGAGACCGGAGACATTGCTTCGACCCGCAGTGCGATCGGATTTCTCCAGAACTACCAGAAGAAAGAACCCTTCTTCCTGTCAGTCGGACTCTTGAATCCGCACGATATCTGCTCCTTTGTACTGACGCATACGATGCACGACGGGAAGATGCCGTTCCTCGAGATTGACGACCTTCCTCCACTACCTCCCAATTTCGAGACAGACATGGCGGAACCGAAAAAAATCATAAGCTCCCGGAATCAGAAACTGGCAGATCAGGGCGAAGAATCCGGTATGGAAAAGTGGGAAGAGAAACTCTACCGTTACTATATTTGGACCTACTACCGCTACATTGAAAAGGTGGATGGACAGATCGGTTTGATCCTGGACGCACTCGAGAACTCAGCATTTAAGGACAATACGGTCGTGATCCTTACATCCGACCATGGGGACGGGCATATTCGGCACAAGATGGTCTTTAAGAGCTTTCTATACGATGAAGCTGCGCGGGTACCCTTTATCATGAGCTGGCCCGGTCACATCGAAGAACAGGTGATCGACCACGAGCATCTCGTATCGGGCGTGGATGTGTTTCCGACAGTTTGTGATTATGCCGGGATTTCGCCACCTCCCATGATGCGGGGATACAGCCTGCGTGCGATTGCTGAGGGTAAAAATCCAGATTGGCGGGATTTTGTAGTTGCACACGCCACCGGAGGCGGTAAAATGCTCCGCACCAACACACATAAGCTCATTACCTATGAGGACGATCCAGTAATCCAGCTCTTCGACATGGAAGCGGATCCCTGGGAAACCAGGAACCTAACAGAAGCGTCCGACTCAAGGGCATTGGCAAGTGAAATGCAAGAATCCCTGACTGCGTTTGAGAGTAAATTCGAGTTGGCGGAGGCTTGA
- a CDS encoding sulfatase gives MMSNEKPNVLVIQPDQHRGTVMGCAGDSQVKTPNLDRLASEGIRFSRCASSSPVCSPFRGTMQTGLYCHTHGVDVNNILLNPELITFADLFADAGYATGYIGKWHLDGGKPRGWGGFIEPGPRRAGWREWHGYQKGHEFFEVWDYNENRERVRIKGYDWEPAWHTDMALDFAKRNRDAGRPWLYYLGYGPPHQPEQCPQKYLDMYDPDTFELPDDVKGRFGDREREIRRLYRMYYAQVTAVDVEIGRVMVGLEELGIGDNTIVVYVSDHGDKLGSHCEPDDRNFRGKGSPFATAFRIPFIVRWPDRIKPNQVCDALVSSVDLTPTILDLAGLGIPDVMQGDSMANWCLEGKGVKNDCVYMGLRGATQPDGWRAVWDGRYVFSPGIHNVLYDHESDPLEMENLIDAPQISEEKKRLAGLLVQMAEKTEDPMLQEVKGLCDV, from the coding sequence ATGATGTCGAATGAAAAGCCGAATGTGCTGGTGATTCAGCCCGACCAGCACCGCGGAACGGTGATGGGTTGTGCTGGTGACTCGCAGGTGAAAACGCCGAATCTGGACCGTCTTGCGTCGGAGGGGATCCGGTTCTCGCGCTGCGCCTCGTCCAGCCCTGTGTGTTCCCCATTTCGGGGGACGATGCAGACTGGATTGTATTGCCATACCCACGGCGTAGATGTGAACAATATTCTGTTGAATCCCGAACTGATTACGTTTGCCGATCTGTTTGCGGACGCTGGATACGCCACAGGCTATATCGGGAAGTGGCATCTGGATGGGGGCAAACCCAGGGGATGGGGTGGATTTATTGAGCCTGGTCCCAGGCGAGCGGGATGGCGGGAATGGCACGGGTACCAGAAGGGGCACGAGTTTTTTGAAGTCTGGGACTACAACGAGAATCGCGAGAGGGTGCGGATCAAAGGCTACGACTGGGAGCCAGCGTGGCATACGGATATGGCTCTGGACTTTGCAAAACGAAATCGCGACGCGGGTCGTCCCTGGCTCTACTATTTGGGATATGGCCCGCCGCACCAGCCCGAACAGTGCCCGCAGAAGTACCTGGATATGTACGATCCAGATACCTTTGAACTGCCAGACGACGTGAAGGGACGGTTCGGAGATCGGGAACGCGAGATTCGGCGGCTTTATCGGATGTATTACGCTCAGGTAACAGCAGTGGATGTGGAGATTGGACGTGTGATGGTTGGCCTGGAGGAATTGGGAATCGGAGATAATACGATTGTGGTCTATGTAAGCGATCACGGCGACAAGCTGGGCAGTCACTGCGAACCCGATGACCGCAACTTTCGAGGTAAGGGAAGTCCCTTTGCGACCGCGTTTCGCATCCCGTTCATCGTGCGTTGGCCCGATCGCATCAAACCAAATCAGGTGTGTGACGCGCTGGTGAGTAGCGTGGATCTCACGCCCACGATTTTGGACCTGGCGGGATTGGGGATTCCCGATGTGATGCAGGGCGACAGTATGGCGAACTGGTGTCTGGAGGGGAAAGGCGTGAAGAACGACTGTGTATATATGGGACTCCGCGGCGCGACCCAGCCCGATGGATGGCGTGCCGTATGGGATGGCCGTTACGTGTTTTCACCAGGAATTCACAATGTCCTGTATGACCACGAATCCGATCCGTTGGAGATGGAAAATCTCATTGACGCGCCACAGATTTCAGAAGAGAAGAAGCGGTTAGCAGGGCTACTCGTACAGATGGCCGAGAAGACAGAAGATCCGATGCTGCAGGAGGTGAAGGGTCTTTGCGATGTGTGA
- a CDS encoding sulfatase-like hydrolase/transferase produces the protein MNVLVLMSDHHRFDALGCLGNPLAHTPNLDRLAEKSVRFDQCYTQSPVCSPARHSLATGKYVHTHGVFTNNSMPYPGMYTIAHAVQPLNYRRFHLGHMHWKDPDMDNGYEPEITQQMWRETMPENMLARYDWENEGVLRRSSGGPSPRSREQHWGYHVATESIRQIEEAVSKGEKFLSWTSFTEPHPPFYPPKEIYEKIDQSKIELPEQAPADAPLPHSDILKKRKEWAHLTPVELRQVIAGYYGMIELVDGYCGMVLDALDRLGIRDETIVIWTADHGDQMWEHEMFLKFNMREASVHVPLLISDPRIRSGVRDELVEHIDLFPTICDLIGAEVPDSVHGQSLKPLLDGEPPPDDWRDAVFSQIGDTQMIRTETEKLNVYQSEAGEYFDLSKDPKEFYNRIEDARCQERVGVLFERVKAWERAHGRDDGQG, from the coding sequence ATGAATGTGCTTGTTTTGATGAGCGATCATCACAGATTTGACGCATTGGGGTGCCTGGGGAATCCACTGGCTCATACGCCCAATCTGGATCGTCTGGCCGAAAAGAGTGTGCGATTTGACCAGTGTTATACACAGTCGCCTGTGTGTTCGCCAGCGCGGCACAGTTTGGCAACCGGCAAATATGTCCATACACATGGCGTCTTTACCAATAATTCAATGCCTTATCCGGGGATGTACACGATCGCACACGCCGTGCAACCCCTGAATTATCGCCGTTTTCATCTGGGCCATATGCACTGGAAAGATCCCGATATGGACAATGGCTATGAGCCAGAAATTACACAACAGATGTGGCGCGAGACAATGCCTGAGAATATGCTGGCCCGATACGATTGGGAAAATGAGGGTGTATTGCGGAGGTCATCTGGCGGGCCAAGTCCGCGAAGTCGAGAACAGCATTGGGGATATCATGTGGCGACAGAGTCGATTCGGCAGATTGAAGAAGCCGTCAGTAAAGGAGAGAAGTTTTTGTCCTGGACGAGTTTTACCGAGCCTCATCCCCCGTTTTATCCGCCCAAAGAAATTTATGAAAAGATCGATCAGTCAAAGATCGAATTACCAGAACAAGCACCTGCTGATGCGCCCTTGCCTCACAGTGATATTTTGAAAAAACGGAAAGAATGGGCGCATCTGACACCCGTGGAACTGCGGCAGGTTATTGCGGGATATTATGGGATGATTGAACTTGTGGATGGGTATTGTGGGATGGTTTTAGATGCGCTGGATCGGTTGGGGATCAGGGACGAGACGATTGTGATCTGGACGGCAGATCACGGCGACCAGATGTGGGAGCATGAGATGTTTTTGAAGTTTAATATGCGAGAGGCTTCGGTGCATGTGCCGTTGTTGATTTCTGATCCCAGAATTCGATCGGGCGTGCGGGATGAACTGGTAGAACACATTGATTTATTTCCGACGATTTGTGATTTGATTGGAGCTGAGGTTCCCGACTCTGTACACGGACAGTCGTTGAAACCATTGCTGGATGGAGAGCCGCCCCCTGATGATTGGCGGGATGCGGTATTCAGTCAGATTGGTGATACCCAGATGATTCGGACGGAGACGGAAAAGTTGAATGTATATCAGAGTGAAGCAGGAGAGTATTTTGATCTATCGAAGGATCCGAAGGAGTTTTATAATCGGATTGAGGATGCAAGATGTCAAGAGCGCGTGGGCGTATTGTTTGAACGGGTGAAGGCGTGGGAGCGTGCGCATGGCCGCGATGACGGTCAGGGATGA
- a CDS encoding sulfatase-like hydrolase/transferase, whose product MIHRPNILFIFPDQLSARWLSCYGNHLIHSPNLSQFAAQNAQFNRAYTNVPLCTPYRACLLTGQYPSQTGVTGNGMRLPVNQPTIAHHLNRAGYDTHYIGKWHLSGEKQNGWVPPELRGGFQHFIGWESHHVDHNAGLIWYDDPDTPVKLRGHETDGLTDIVCEELESLSSQKSPFFLAVSYQAPHPPCSPPMADMHRYDKSVLDGPPNTDRDAWFKNRGWNADYGVEEFRKRYFGEISQLDTALGRVLKTLEKTGLANDTVVIFTSDHGDMAGCHGLFGKGVMFDESVRVPLLIRVPRTAQCVVEKPVSTVDLFATILHLADAENPGETEGRSLLPCMTGEPDIATDVFIEHKADCVIRGDVKLITKRNENDITHCFNLADDPYERNNLAQSLNSETRDSMLLALNQWRNRTRS is encoded by the coding sequence ATGATACACAGACCAAACATCCTGTTCATTTTTCCCGACCAGCTTAGCGCCAGATGGTTGTCGTGCTATGGGAACCATCTAATTCATTCCCCCAACCTATCACAATTCGCCGCACAAAACGCGCAATTCAATCGCGCCTATACGAATGTACCGCTATGCACCCCATACAGGGCTTGTCTATTAACCGGTCAATACCCGAGCCAGACCGGCGTCACAGGGAATGGTATGCGCCTCCCCGTGAATCAGCCGACCATTGCTCATCATCTGAACCGGGCGGGTTATGACACGCACTATATCGGGAAATGGCATTTGAGTGGTGAAAAACAGAATGGATGGGTCCCGCCAGAACTGCGGGGAGGCTTTCAGCACTTCATTGGGTGGGAAAGCCACCATGTAGATCACAACGCCGGACTGATCTGGTACGATGATCCCGACACCCCCGTAAAGCTTCGTGGGCACGAAACCGATGGCTTGACAGATATTGTCTGCGAGGAACTGGAATCGCTATCATCCCAGAAATCCCCATTCTTCCTGGCCGTATCGTATCAAGCGCCCCACCCTCCCTGTTCGCCTCCGATGGCCGACATGCATCGATATGACAAATCCGTACTGGATGGTCCGCCTAATACAGACCGCGACGCCTGGTTCAAGAACAGGGGTTGGAATGCGGACTACGGTGTTGAAGAATTCAGGAAGCGGTACTTTGGGGAAATCTCTCAGTTGGACACCGCGTTGGGCCGCGTATTAAAAACACTGGAAAAGACTGGACTGGCAAATGATACTGTCGTCATCTTCACATCTGACCATGGCGATATGGCCGGTTGTCATGGCCTGTTCGGAAAAGGCGTTATGTTCGATGAGTCTGTTCGCGTGCCCCTGCTCATCCGCGTACCCAGAACAGCACAATGTGTTGTTGAGAAACCAGTATCTACCGTAGATCTATTCGCCACAATTCTCCATCTGGCCGATGCTGAAAATCCAGGAGAAACTGAAGGACGCTCTCTACTGCCCTGCATGACAGGAGAGCCAGATATCGCAACAGATGTCTTCATCGAACACAAAGCTGATTGTGTTATCAGGGGCGACGTAAAGCTAATTACGAAGCGGAACGAGAATGACATTACGCATTGCTTTAATCTGGCGGACGACCCGTATGAACGCAACAACCTGGCTCAGAGTCTGAACTCCGAAACCAGAGACAGCATGCTCCTCGCGCTTAACCAATGGAGAAATCGAACGAGGAGTTGA